The Streptomyces sp. NBC_00510 genomic interval GTGGGACGACGCGTCCCGCCGTGTCACCGGCGTCGAGGCCGTTCCCGCGAAGGAGCTGGGCCGCCCGCGCGTCGACGTCACCCTGCGCATCAGCGGCTTCTTCCGGGACGCGTTCCCGCACGTCGTGGGCCTGCTGGACGACGCGGTGCGGCTGGCCGCGGGCCTGGACGAGCCGGACGAGGTCAACTTCGTGCGCGCCCACACCCGCGCCGACCTCGCCGCGCACGGCGACGAACGGCGCGCGACCACCCGCATCTTCGGCTCCCGGCCGGGGACGTACGGGGCGGGTCTGCTGCAGCTGATCGACAGCCGCGACTGGCGCAGCGACGCCGACCTCGCCGAGGTCTACACGGTCTGGGGCGGGTACGCCTACGGGCGCGGCCTGGACGGGCGCCCGGCCCGCGAGGAGATGGAGACCGCCTACCGGCGGATCGCGGTGGCCGCGAAGAACACCGACACCCGCGAGCACGACATCGCCGACTCCGACGACTACTACCAGTACCACGGCGGCATGGTCGCCACCGTCCGCGCGCTGACCGGCCGTTCCCCCGAGGCGTACATCGGCGACTCCACCCGCCCGGAGACGGTGCGCACCCGCTCCCTGGCCGAGGAGACCTCCCGGGTCTTCCGCGCCCGGGTCGTCAACCCCCGCTGGATCGAGGCGATGCGGCGGCACGGCTACAAGGGCGCCTTCGAACTGGCCGCCACCGTCGACTACCTCTTCGGCTACGACGCCACGACCGGTGTCGTCGCCGACTGGATGTACGACAAGCTCGCCCGCACCTACGTCCTGGACCCGGAGAACCGCGCCTTTCTCCAGGAGGCCAACCCCTGGGCGCTGCACGGCATGGCGGAGCGGCTGCTGGAGGCGGAGTCGCGCGGCATGTGGGCCGAGCCGGACCCGGAGGTCGTCGCGCAGTTGCGGCAGGCCTTCCTGGAGACCGAGGGCGACCTGGAGGGCGGGCCCCAGGCCGACACGGCCTGACGGCCCCGGACACGCCTCGGGCCCGCCTCCCGGAGGGGACGGCGGGCCCAGGGCGCCGTGGACGGGTCTCAGTTGGCGAAGTTCGCGCCCACTCGGGGAGAGCCGGTCAGGGAGACGCCGAGCGTGCCGGAGAAGGCCTTGGCGCCGGTCGTGGCGATCTTCGAGCCGTTGGAGAGCAGCACGGTGACGTTGCCGTCGCCACCGTTCTCCCCGATGGCGTCGACGGTCAGGTCGGCCTTGCCGTCACCGTTGACGTCGTCGAGGTGGACCTCGGTGCCGAAGCCGTCGTAGTTCTCGTTGCCGCCCGGGACCCCGGCGGTGTCCTGGGAGAAGAGCTGGGTGCCGCTGGTGGTGTTGAGGCCGTTGGGCGAGCCGTAGAGGACGGTGACGGTGCCGGCGTCCTTGTACACGCCGAGGTCCTCGCCCGGGGCGCCCACCGCCAGGTCCTGGAAGCCGTCGCCGTTGACGTCGCCGAGGTGCAGCTCCAGGCCGAAGCTGTCGCCGGTCTCCGAGCCGCCCGGCACGTTCCCCGTCTCCTGGCTGATGGAGGTGGCGCTGCCCGGGCCCGAGGCGTTGCCGTAGATGATCCGGACCTTGCCGCCCTTGACCGATCCGGGGACGCCGGAGGTGGCGTCCCAGTCGACGCCGATCACGATGTCGCCGTAGGAGTCGCCGTTGACGTCGCCGATCGCGGTGATGACGCCCGCCTGGAGCTTCACCGCGGCCGAGGCGACGAGACCGGACGCGGAGCCCGGGACGTAGTAGTTGGCGTTCCAGCCGTGCGCGCTGGTGGTCTCGTAACCGTCGACGACGAGATCGACCCTGCCGTCGCCGTTGACCTCGCCCGCGGTGAGGTTGAGCGGGCCGGCGTCGCTGCCCGAGTGGATCGGGGCCTTGACCGTGTAGCGGCCTCCGTAACCGCTGCTGGTGATCCCGCCCTTGTACACGTAGACGCTGCTCGAGGACGAGCCGATGGCCAGGTCGTCCTTGCCGTCGCCGTCGAAGTCGCCGGCGGCGAGCGCCTTGCCCCAGCGGTGGCCCTTGGCGGGGGCGGGGTCGGCGATGTTGGTGCCGCCGGTCAGGCCGCCGGCCGAGCCCCAGAGGACGGTGACGGTGCCGCTGTCGGCGCCGGCGGTGAGGTCCTCGCGGGAGGAGCCGACGGCGAGGTCGGTGTAACCGTCCGCGTTGAAGTCGCCGCCGGCACTCGTCCAGCCGAAGGCGTCCCCGGTCTCGGCGGAGCCGGGCACGCCGGCGGTGTTCTGGCTGACGGTCTTGCGGTGGGTCGCGGAGAGGCCGGAGGCCGAGCCGTACATGGCGACGATCTGGCCGGCGCCCTTCTTGCCGTTGACGTAGGCGTCTCCGGCGGAGAAGGCGACGTCGGCGTAGCCGTCGCCGTTGAAGTCGGCCTTGTGGCCGGTGCCGGTCGCGGAGGCGGTGCCCGTCGACATCGCCAGCAGGCCGCCGGTGAGGGCGGCCGCGGCGGTGGCCGCGAGGGTGATGCGTATGCGCTGGTGCATGCGGCTGTTCTCCTGTGCATGCGGGGGCACCTGGGGGGCGCCCACGGTCTGTGGTGTGCTGCGCGCCCTGTTCCCCCGGTGTTCACCGGGGCGCAGTGTCGCGTTGGCGTATCCCAGACTCGCGGCGGCACGGGGAGGTTGCGGGGGAGCGGGAAGTTTCTCGTGTGATTTTCGAGGTGCGCGGTGCGGGATGCGCGGTGCGAGGTGCGCCCGCGGGCCGCGGTGATGGCGTCACCCGATGGTCGGCGCCGCCGAGGGCGAGGGCGGCGCGGCCGAGGGGTTGACGACGAGCGTCGGCTCGCCCGGGACGGGTGTCGGCGCGATCAGGTCCTTGGGGTCCGTGGTCGGACTGGCGGTGGTCTGCGCGACGATCGTCGGGAAGTCCACCAGCCCGGTCCGCTCCATGACGGTGATGTGGTCCAGCACGGTGTCGTTGGCCTGGTCGGCCAGCTGCCGCACGAGGCTGTTCATGGTCGTGGAGCGGACCTTGGCGATCGTGTTGAAGATCTGGCCGTGGGTCAGCCGCAGGATGTTGGCGAGCTTGCTGTCGAAGTCGCCCCCGGAGGCGGAGGACAGGGTGCCGAGGAAGCCCATCTGCTGCGGCGTGGGCTGGTTGGGCAGCGGTATGCCGAGCTGCGCGGCCACCGTGCGGTCGGCGCTGTCCAGTGCGGTGTGCCCGTCGATGAGGTGCCGCCCGGCGGTCTTGACCGCCTGCGTGGTGCCCTTCTGCTCCGCCATCTGCCCGGCGGGGAACTCCCACAGCCCGGCGAGCCGCACCTTGACGACGAATTCCCGGTCGAGGGGGGTCAGCGGCCCGTACGGGGTGGTCACCGCCTGCACCTCGGGGGAGGACGCCGCGACGTTCGCCCCGGACATCGCCGGGTACACGAGCGCGGCGATCGTGCACACCAGCGCTCCGGTGACCAGGGCGGTCCCCGCCGTGAACCGGTTGGCCTTCATGGCGCCTCCTGGGTCGGGATTCGTACGCGCTTCCGGACCGTAGGGCCCGTCGCGGCGCGGCGGTACTCCTGCGCGGTTTCCCTGAGCGCGGGCGGTGGTTGTTGGTACGGTGCAAACTTTCGCCTGTGCAACGGAAAGTGCCCGGGGCGGCGCGGGGCATGTCTCCCCCCGGTCTTGGGCGGGGCGACGGTTCCCCGTAACGCGGACGTCGGCCGGCGGCGCGAGCCTGGGCGCATGGACGCCACCGCGCTGGCACGTTCCCTACTGGAACCGGTACCGGCCCACCGGACCGCCGGGATCCAGGTGCTGCGGGCCGGGGACTGCGCCGCCGAGGTGGCGCTGGACACCCCGCACGGGCTGACCAACGTGATCGGCAGCCTGCACTCCAGCGGGCTGATCGCCCTGCTCGACGCGGCGGGCCTGGCCGCGGTGATCGGCGCGGTCGAGGCCCCCGGGGAGTTCGACGGCGTGGTGCCGCTCGGGGCCGCCGCGACGGTGGAGTTCCTGGCCCCGGCACGCGGCCGGCTGGTGGCCTCCTGCGCGCTGGGCGAGTCCGCGCGGCGCACGCTGCGGGGCGTGCTGTCCGGGGACGGCGACCGGGCACGGCTGGCGACGGTCGCGGAGATCAGGGACGCGACGGACACCGTGGTGTGCCGCGGGGGCTTCGACTGGAGCGTCCGCCGGGTCCGCCGCGCCTGACCGGGAAACGCCCGGCGAACATCTGACGGCAGGACAGGGAAGGCGCCGCCGGGGCCCCGGCGGCGCCGTACGGTGACCGCACTGCAGGAGAGATCACCGGGGAGCGGGGCGAGAGGTGGGCGACTGGCTGAGCGCCGACAACGTGGTGGCGGTGCTGACCGCGCTGCTCGGTCTGGTGGTCTCCGTCGGCGTGGTCTGGTACGAGCGCCGCGTCCCGCGCCGGCGGCGCATCGGCTACCGCGTCCAGATGGACACCCCCATCGGCAGCGACGACCCCGACGGCGGGGGCGGCGGCCGCAGCGTACGGCTCGGGCTCTTCAACGACCTCCCCGACATGTCGGACGCCACGCTCGTCCTGATCCGGGTCGAGAACGACGGCGGCGAGGCCGTCACCGACACCGACTACACCAACCGCGACCCGGACCGCGCGCTCACCGTCGTCTTCGCGGGCCGCACGGTCCGGGGCGTGGCCGTCACCGAGGCCGACGCCGGGCCGCTGATGGACCACTTCGCCCCCGCGGGGGACACCGGCGGCGTACGGCACCAGGGCAACGTGATCCACCTGCCCCGGGTCCCCCTCAACCGGGGCCAGCACTTCAAGCTGCTCGTGCTGCTCACCGGCGGCCACGTCGGCGGCGGCGTCCGGGTCACCGGCGGCGTCCGCGACGGCGTGGTGGTCCCCAACAAGGCCATGCCGGTGGACGCCAAACCACCGCTGTTCAGCCGGGCCGCCCGGTGGATCACCATCCTGCTCACCCTCTGCGTGACCGTCCTGGCCGGCATCATCGTCGTCCGCGAGGACCCGCCGCCGCCCATCGGCTGCGCCGCCGGACGGCTCACCGTCACCGGCTCCACGGCCTTCGCCCCGGTCATGGACGAACTCGCCCGCCGCTACGCCGAGGACTGCCCCGACGCGAGGATCACGGTCGACGCGCACGGCAGCAACGAGGGCGTCCGTGAACTCGCCGACACCGGGGCCTCCGGCGTCGTCGCCCTCTCCGACGGCCCCAAGCCGGACGGCGAGCCGCGCCTGGAGGAGAACCGCGTCGCCGTCTCCGCCTTCGCGCTGGTCGTCAACGACGACGTCCCGGTCCGGGACCTGACCGTCGAGCAGATACGTCGCGTGTACAGCGGGTCCGTCGTCAACTGGAGGCAACTGGGCGGCCCCGACCTGCCCGTCCTCCTCGTCAGCCGCAACGCCGACTCCGGCACCCGCGACCTGTTCCGCCGCCACATCCTCGGCGGCCACGGCGAGCCCGCCTTCACCTCGCGCGACTGCCGCACCCGCAACTCCCCCGAGGACAAGGCCATCCGCTGCGAGCTGGACAGCACGGAACAGGTCCTCAAGACCGTCGCCCGCCTCCCCGGCGCCATCGGCTACGGCGAACTGCGCGCCGCCACGGCCTCCCAGGGCCTGCACACCCTGAGCATCAACGGCCGCACCCCCACCCCTGCCGCCATCGGTGACAGCAGCTACCCCTTCACGGAGATCGAGTACGCCTACACCTACGACCGCCCCGCCACGGGCTCGCTCGCCGCGAGCTTCCTCACCTACATGATCCGCGGCGCCGGCCAGGACGTCGTCAAGTCCCACGGCCACCTCCCCTGCTACAGCCCCGAAGGCCTGGAACGCTGCCGCCGCTGACGTAGGGCACCGCGAGACCCACCGGGTGCCGTTGACGACCAGATGGGCGCAGGCCTTGCCGAAGAGGGGCAGGGGCTGTGGGGCGTTGTTGCGCAGGGGGTCGATCGTGCACCCGGCGTGCGCCTTCCCCGGGGACGTCCGGGACGTGCGGTTGCTGGTGTCGGCGTACGTGAAGTCGATGTGCCAGTTGCAGAAGCCGCGTGTGAGGGCGGCCGCGAAGGCAACGTGCAGCCGATGGGGATCTTCACGGTGGCACCGCCGACGCCGTACTCGAGGGCCGAGACGGGGGTGGTGCCCACGGCCGTGGTTGTGGCCGGGGCGCCGCTTCACCCCCATCGTGTGATCTTGAAGCACGCCGGGGCACGGGAGATGGACCGGTGTACGTCATGTGGGGTTCGCCGGGGCGTGGGGCGGGGTGGCAGGGGGCGGCGTTACGGTGGGAAAGGCGTACGCCCGTTCCCGCGGACCCGGAGGTGAGAGGCGGCATGACGACGCTCCCGCACCCCGCGGACCTGGATCTGCTCGCCGGGATGCAGGTCGACTACACCGACCAGGACGACCCCGTGCTGATCCGGCCGGACGGCAGCCCGGTCGAGACGTGGCGCGAGAACTACCCGTACTCCTTCCGCATGGAGCGCAAGGAGTACGAGTGGCACAAGCGGCTGCAGCAGATAGAGCTGCTGAAGCTGCAGAGCTGGATCAAGGAGACCGGCCGGCGGCTGGTGATCGTCTTC includes:
- a CDS encoding FG-GAP-like repeat-containing protein, whose product is MHQRIRITLAATAAAALTGGLLAMSTGTASATGTGHKADFNGDGYADVAFSAGDAYVNGKKGAGQIVAMYGSASGLSATHRKTVSQNTAGVPGSAETGDAFGWTSAGGDFNADGYTDLAVGSSREDLTAGADSGTVTVLWGSAGGLTGGTNIADPAPAKGHRWGKALAAGDFDGDGKDDLAIGSSSSSVYVYKGGITSSGYGGRYTVKAPIHSGSDAGPLNLTAGEVNGDGRVDLVVDGYETTSAHGWNANYYVPGSASGLVASAAVKLQAGVITAIGDVNGDSYGDIVIGVDWDATSGVPGSVKGGKVRIIYGNASGPGSATSISQETGNVPGGSETGDSFGLELHLGDVNGDGFQDLAVGAPGEDLGVYKDAGTVTVLYGSPNGLNTTSGTQLFSQDTAGVPGGNENYDGFGTEVHLDDVNGDGKADLTVDAIGENGGDGNVTVLLSNGSKIATTGAKAFSGTLGVSLTGSPRVGANFAN
- a CDS encoding DUF4142 domain-containing protein gives rise to the protein MKANRFTAGTALVTGALVCTIAALVYPAMSGANVAASSPEVQAVTTPYGPLTPLDREFVVKVRLAGLWEFPAGQMAEQKGTTQAVKTAGRHLIDGHTALDSADRTVAAQLGIPLPNQPTPQQMGFLGTLSSASGGDFDSKLANILRLTHGQIFNTIAKVRSTTMNSLVRQLADQANDTVLDHITVMERTGLVDFPTIVAQTTASPTTDPKDLIAPTPVPGEPTLVVNPSAAPPSPSAAPTIG
- a CDS encoding DUF4442 domain-containing protein, with translation MDATALARSLLEPVPAHRTAGIQVLRAGDCAAEVALDTPHGLTNVIGSLHSSGLIALLDAAGLAAVIGAVEAPGEFDGVVPLGAAATVEFLAPARGRLVASCALGESARRTLRGVLSGDGDRARLATVAEIRDATDTVVCRGGFDWSVRRVRRA
- a CDS encoding substrate-binding domain-containing protein translates to MGDWLSADNVVAVLTALLGLVVSVGVVWYERRVPRRRRIGYRVQMDTPIGSDDPDGGGGGRSVRLGLFNDLPDMSDATLVLIRVENDGGEAVTDTDYTNRDPDRALTVVFAGRTVRGVAVTEADAGPLMDHFAPAGDTGGVRHQGNVIHLPRVPLNRGQHFKLLVLLTGGHVGGGVRVTGGVRDGVVVPNKAMPVDAKPPLFSRAARWITILLTLCVTVLAGIIVVREDPPPPIGCAAGRLTVTGSTAFAPVMDELARRYAEDCPDARITVDAHGSNEGVRELADTGASGVVALSDGPKPDGEPRLEENRVAVSAFALVVNDDVPVRDLTVEQIRRVYSGSVVNWRQLGGPDLPVLLVSRNADSGTRDLFRRHILGGHGEPAFTSRDCRTRNSPEDKAIRCELDSTEQVLKTVARLPGAIGYGELRAATASQGLHTLSINGRTPTPAAIGDSSYPFTEIEYAYTYDRPATGSLAASFLTYMIRGAGQDVVKSHGHLPCYSPEGLERCRR